Proteins encoded together in one Bombus vancouverensis nearcticus chromosome 14, iyBomVanc1_principal, whole genome shotgun sequence window:
- the LOC117157536 gene encoding RING-type E3 ubiquitin-protein ligase PPIL2 — translation MGKRQHQKDKMYLTYTEWTTLYGGKKSGSSEATEDTTFRRLPYDHCCLTLQPFQHPYCDPQGNIFELEAILEYIKKLKHNPVTGKPLDTKTLIKLNFHKNSEGQYHCPVLFKLFTKHSHIVAIKTTGNVFSYEAIEQLNIKARNWKDLINDQPFTRKDIIIVQDPNNAMKFNLSTFHHIKNNIKLEDEEMIRERNDPNAKLKTVSMETKEILAELDRDYKQTETKKEISKPKADKFNAAHYSTGAVAAGFTSTVMPTETTHQAAVIAEDLVRYERVRKKGYVRLVMNFGALNLELHCDLVPKTCENFIKHCQNGYYDGTKFHRSIRNFMIQGGDPTNTGNGGTSIWGKTFEDEFKPNLVHQGRGILSMANAGSNTNGSQFFITFRSCRHLDRKHTVFGKIVGGLETLNAIEKIEVDNKDRPIEDIIIQKAQVFVDPFQEADEQLAAERAAEIERLAQEAAKNKSDNEAGKNDVLKVYRSGVGKYIKPNNEEDKIMKEESSISPIIKKRKIVTNSFGDFSSW, via the exons ATGGGTAAACGTCAGCATCAGAAAGATAAGAT GTATTTAACATATACAGAATGGACAACATTATATGGTGGAAAAAAGTCTGGAAGTTCTGAAGCAACTGAAGATACAACATTTCGTCGCTTGCCTTATGATCATTGTTGTTTAACTTTACAACCTTTCCAGCACCCTTATTGTGATCCACAAGGAAACATTTTTGAATTAGAAGCAATattagaatatataaaaaaactTAAGCATAATCCAGTTACAGGAAAGCCATTAGACACAAAAACTTTAATAAAACTTAATTTTCATAAGAATTCAGAAGGACAATATCATTGTCCAGTTCTTTTCAAATTATTCACTAAACACTCTCATATTGTTGCTATCAAAACAACTGGAAATGTATTTTCATATGAG GCAATAGAGCAGTTGAATATAAAGGCACGTAATTGGAAAGATTTAATAAACGATCAACCTTTTACGAGGAAGGACATTATCATAGTACAAGATCCAAACAATGCAATGAAATTCAATTTATCTACATTCCaccatattaaaaataatataaaacttgaAGATGAAG AAATGATAAGGGAACGTAATGATCCAAATGCAAAATTGAAAACTGTATCTATGGAAACTAAAGAAATATTAGCTGAATTAGATAGAGATTATAAACAGACTGAGACTAAAAAAGAAATCTCTAAACCAAAAGCAGACAAATTTAATGCG GCACATTACTCCACTGGTGCGGTTGCAGCTGGCTTTACATCAACAGTAATGCCAACAGAAACTACACACCAAGCAGCAGTTATTGCAGAAGATTTAGTACGATATGAAAGAGTTCGAAAGAAAG gaTATGTAAGATTAGTCATGAATTTTGGTGCTTTAAATTTAGAACTGCATTGTGATCTTGTACCAAAAacttgtgaaaattttataaaacactGTCAGAATGGTTACTATGATGGAACAAAGTTTCATAGATCCATACGAAATTTTATG ATACAAGGAGGTGATCCTACAAATACTGGTAATGGAGGAACATCTATTTGGGGTAAAACATTTGAAGATGAATTCAAACCAAATTTAGTTCATCAAGGAAGAGGAATTTTATCAATGGCAAATGCTGGATCAAACACAAATGGATCGCAATT TTTCATTACGTTCCGATCGTGTAGACACTTAGATCGCAAACATACAGTTTTTGGAAAAATAGTAGGTGGATTAGAAACGTTAAATGCCATTGAAAAAATTGAAGTAGATAACAAAGACAGACCAATAGaagatataataatacaaaaagcACAAGTGTTTGTTGATCCTTTTCAAGAAGCAGATGAACAATTAGCTGCAGAACGTGCAGCCGAAATTGAACGATTGGCTCAAGAAGCTGCGAAAAATAAATCAGATAATGAAGCAGGAAAGAATGACGTGTTAAAAGTATATCGATCAGGCGtaggaaaatatataaaaccgAACAACGAAGAAGACAA GATCATGAAAGAGGAATCAAGTATATCACctataattaaaaagagaaaaatcgtAACAAACTCATTTGGTGATTTTTCGTCTTGGTAG
- the mRpL11 gene encoding mitochondrial ribosomal protein L11 has translation MSKAIKKGKMLKKVLPKVEHPSPLRVTIPAGMANAKPPLGSQLGQRNINVANFCKDFNTKTENIKEGIPLPCRVKVRSDRSYDLVIHKPPATYFLKQAAGIEKGKIKTGEVAGKITFKHLYEIACIKSEDPPLALLSLQQICQMLVGVARSCGIQIVHKLDPEEHAQFMKERKENVKKFMEELEAARETKILRAV, from the exons ATGTCTAAGGCAATTAAAAAAGGGAAAATGCTCAAGAAAGTACTACCAAAGGTAGAACACCCTTCACCTTTACGGGTAACTATACCCGCAGGAATGGCAAATGCTAAACCACCATTGGGATCACAACTAGGACag AGGAATATTAATGTAGCGAACTTTTGCAAAGATTTTAATACAAAAACTGAGAATATTAAAGAAGGCATACCTTTACCATGTCGTGTTAAAGTCAGATCTGATAGGAGTTATGATTTAGTAATACACAAACCACCAGCAACATATTTCTTGAAACAAGCAGCTGGGattgaaaaaggaaaaataaaaacag GGGAAGTAGCAGGAAAAATAACATTTAAACACTTATACGAGATTGCCTGTATTAAATCAGAAGATCCACCTTTGGCATTATTAAGCTTACAACAAATTTGTCAAATGCTTGTTGGTGTAGCTCGATCATGTGGTATTCAAATTGTACATAAATTAGATCCAGAAGAACATGCACAATTtatgaaagagagaaaagaaaatgttaagaaattcatGGAAGAATTAGAGGCTGCTAGAGAAACCAAAATACTTAGAGCAGtttaa